In Polynucleobacter sp. TUM22923, one genomic interval encodes:
- the argJ gene encoding bifunctional glutamate N-acetyltransferase/amino-acid acetyltransferase ArgJ: MTVNLPLPQKDQLKPVKGFRMGIAQAGIKKANRKDLLVMTLVPGSQVAGVFTLNRFCAAPVQVCREHLAQNGEHGEILALVVNTGNANAGTGEQGMKDALATCKALAQDLKLNPEQILPFSTGVILEPLPIEKIINNLPKAVANLDEGHWLDAAEAIMTTDTQPKASSITVQTSAGPVTMTGICKGAGMIHPNMATMLGFIAMDAGFAPGLLAALTREVADLSFNAITIDGDTSTNDSFIVMATGQALVDIQSVDDENYRLVRNALITLAQQLAKMIVRDGEGATKFITIDVGGGKTAQECRLVAEAVAHSPLVKTAFFASDPNLGRILAAIGYAGITDLDVDQVQMWLGDVWVAKDGGRNPDYQEADGQRVMQAPEITIKIDLGRGSAQQTMWTCDLSHEYVSINADYRS; encoded by the coding sequence ATGACAGTGAACTTACCTCTCCCCCAAAAAGACCAACTTAAGCCAGTCAAAGGCTTTCGGATGGGTATTGCTCAAGCCGGTATCAAAAAAGCGAACCGCAAAGATTTGCTGGTGATGACATTAGTGCCGGGATCGCAGGTCGCTGGTGTTTTCACACTCAATCGGTTTTGCGCTGCCCCTGTTCAAGTTTGTCGTGAGCATTTGGCTCAGAATGGTGAGCATGGTGAAATTCTTGCCTTAGTGGTCAATACTGGCAATGCCAATGCAGGAACTGGTGAGCAAGGCATGAAAGATGCTTTAGCTACTTGTAAGGCGCTCGCCCAAGATTTAAAACTAAACCCAGAACAGATTCTGCCTTTTTCAACCGGAGTCATTCTAGAGCCACTCCCCATTGAAAAAATCATCAACAATCTACCCAAGGCAGTAGCTAATTTGGATGAAGGCCATTGGCTTGATGCTGCTGAGGCCATCATGACAACCGATACCCAACCTAAGGCGAGTTCGATCACGGTGCAAACATCTGCAGGCCCTGTCACGATGACCGGTATTTGCAAGGGTGCAGGAATGATTCATCCGAATATGGCAACCATGCTTGGCTTCATCGCGATGGATGCTGGTTTTGCCCCTGGCCTACTTGCTGCACTAACCCGTGAGGTAGCAGACCTATCCTTTAATGCAATTACGATTGATGGCGATACCTCAACAAATGATTCCTTTATCGTGATGGCAACAGGCCAGGCGTTAGTCGATATTCAGTCTGTGGATGATGAGAACTATCGTCTTGTACGCAACGCTTTAATTACGCTGGCTCAGCAGTTGGCGAAAATGATTGTAAGAGATGGTGAAGGTGCGACAAAGTTCATAACCATTGATGTAGGCGGTGGTAAGACGGCACAAGAATGCCGTCTTGTAGCAGAAGCAGTAGCTCACTCACCTTTGGTGAAGACAGCTTTTTTTGCTAGTGATCCAAACTTGGGCCGCATTCTGGCGGCGATTGGTTATGCTGGGATTACGGATCTTGATGTGGACCAAGTGCAGATGTGGCTTGGGGATGTTTGGGTGGCAAAAGATGGTGGACGCAATCCAGATTACCAAGAGGCGGATGGTCAAAGAGTAATGCAGGCCCCAGAAATCACCATCAAAATTGATTTAGGTAGGGGC